Proteins encoded together in one Rossellomorea sp. y25 window:
- a CDS encoding LacI family DNA-binding transcriptional regulator, with protein sequence MTNIRSIAKLAGVSVSTVSRVLNEHPYVKEEKRKKVLEAVEQLNYIKNANAVHLSKGKTYSIGVVLPYLNLPYFGEILQGIAGEALKHGYHIQLFQTNYDRGAELDAFHRLQMKEVDGLILTSRSNSLDVLAPFVGPNVVFCENVYDPSYKKVFIDHYQGIRNGLEYLYSKSHSRIGLCLHRTFGTNSEERIRGFYDSSEAAGHPVRDEWIFNDCYHLQDGRDVVKAWEHLREKPSALIVTSDQVSAGMVTEAAKRGIRIPDDLAILSFDNHPIADALDITSFEVPIRKVGEESFKLFLEKADPQPVILETKLFDRGTV encoded by the coding sequence ATGACAAATATTCGCAGTATCGCCAAATTGGCGGGAGTCTCAGTTTCAACGGTTTCAAGGGTATTAAATGAACATCCATATGTGAAAGAAGAAAAACGTAAGAAGGTTCTAGAGGCCGTCGAGCAATTAAATTATATAAAAAACGCGAATGCTGTCCATTTATCAAAAGGCAAGACCTATAGCATAGGAGTTGTTTTGCCCTACTTGAATCTTCCTTACTTCGGAGAGATTCTTCAAGGCATAGCAGGGGAAGCGTTAAAACATGGATACCATATTCAGCTTTTCCAAACGAATTATGACAGGGGAGCAGAACTTGATGCATTTCATCGACTGCAAATGAAGGAAGTGGATGGATTGATCCTGACGTCGCGCTCCAATTCACTGGATGTTCTTGCCCCATTCGTCGGTCCCAATGTGGTTTTTTGTGAAAATGTGTATGATCCCTCGTATAAAAAGGTGTTCATCGATCACTACCAGGGAATAAGGAATGGACTCGAATACCTCTATTCAAAAAGTCATTCACGGATCGGACTGTGTTTGCATCGGACGTTCGGGACGAATAGTGAGGAAAGGATCCGGGGGTTCTACGATAGCTCAGAAGCTGCCGGCCATCCTGTGCGTGATGAGTGGATCTTCAATGACTGCTATCATCTGCAAGATGGGAGAGATGTGGTGAAAGCATGGGAACACCTGAGAGAAAAGCCCTCAGCCCTTATCGTAACAAGTGATCAGGTTTCAGCCGGAATGGTGACAGAGGCAGCTAAAAGAGGAATCAGGATACCCGATGATTTGGCTATACTAAGCTTTGATAATCATCCCATTGCCGATGCACTGGACATTACGTCATTTGAAGTCCCGATACGAAAAGTAGGAGAAGAATCGTTTAAGCTATTTCTCGAAAAGGCGGATCCTCAACCGGTGATACTGGAAACGAAATTATTTGATAGAGGGACCGTATAA
- the mscL gene encoding large conductance mechanosensitive channel protein MscL, translating into MWSEFKQFISRGNVVDLAIAVIIGSAFGKIVESLVQDMMMPAIGILFGGINLEGLHLRIGAEVIELGKFLQALVDFLLVAMSIFLMIKVVNRLKGGEQPYKVKQTTNLEVLQEIRDILKDDQRSSIRHDIQRPSDQLTKSGMKIQMRTERKTR; encoded by the coding sequence ATGTGGTCTGAATTCAAGCAATTCATTTCAAGGGGGAATGTAGTTGACTTAGCGATTGCTGTCATCATTGGTTCAGCGTTTGGCAAGATTGTGGAGTCTCTCGTTCAGGACATGATGATGCCGGCAATCGGAATTTTATTTGGTGGCATTAACTTAGAAGGCCTGCACCTTCGAATTGGAGCAGAGGTGATTGAATTGGGAAAGTTCCTACAAGCCCTTGTAGACTTTCTTCTCGTGGCCATGAGCATTTTTCTGATGATAAAGGTGGTCAACCGCTTGAAAGGCGGGGAGCAGCCATACAAGGTGAAGCAAACGACCAACCTTGAAGTCTTACAGGAAATCAGGGATATATTGAAGGATGATCAAAGATCTTCCATTAGACATGACATTCAGAGACCGAGCGATCAGCTCACCAAAAGTGGTATGAAAATTCAAATGAGAACCGAGAGAAAAACAAGGTGA
- a CDS encoding alpha-L-glutamate ligase, with amino-acid sequence MKKIHIIHENSEWTNHLTTRLNELQLPYEEWFLDQGLVDLSSEPPEGVFYNRISASSHTRDHRFAPELTESVLSWLERYDRKVLNGSRALRLEVSKVNQYMALNAAGIKTPKTIAAVGNEQIIEAAEKLNKPSFITKHNRAGKGLGVQLFHSVDALKNYVCSDTFEEPLDGTTLIQEYIEAPDASITRCEFIGGKFIYAVKVDTSKGFELCPADVCQVDDLFCPVGEQEEKPKFQIRENFSCGIISSYEAFLKENRIDVAGIEFIQDNEGTIYTYDVNTNTNYNKDAEAKYGQYGMLELANYLGEQLKTV; translated from the coding sequence GTGAAGAAAATTCATATTATTCATGAAAACAGTGAATGGACCAATCATTTAACGACTCGTCTCAACGAGCTTCAATTGCCTTATGAGGAATGGTTCCTGGACCAAGGACTCGTCGATTTATCATCAGAGCCGCCAGAAGGTGTTTTCTATAATCGAATCAGTGCATCTTCCCATACACGAGACCATCGTTTTGCGCCTGAGTTAACGGAAAGCGTTCTTTCTTGGTTAGAGAGGTACGATAGAAAGGTACTGAACGGAAGCCGTGCCCTTCGGTTGGAAGTGAGTAAGGTGAATCAGTATATGGCCTTGAACGCTGCAGGCATCAAGACACCGAAAACCATTGCAGCTGTTGGAAATGAGCAAATAATTGAAGCGGCTGAAAAGCTTAATAAACCTTCCTTTATCACCAAGCATAATCGTGCAGGAAAAGGATTGGGAGTTCAGTTGTTTCATTCAGTTGATGCTTTGAAAAACTATGTATGCAGTGATACGTTTGAAGAACCGTTAGACGGAACGACGCTTATCCAGGAATACATTGAAGCACCAGACGCTTCGATTACACGGTGTGAGTTCATTGGCGGCAAATTCATTTATGCTGTGAAGGTGGATACGTCAAAAGGATTTGAACTATGTCCGGCTGATGTCTGTCAGGTCGATGATCTATTCTGTCCAGTGGGGGAGCAAGAGGAGAAGCCTAAATTCCAAATAAGGGAAAACTTTTCCTGTGGTATCATCTCGTCTTACGAAGCATTTTTAAAAGAGAACCGGATTGATGTAGCCGGGATTGAATTCATTCAAGACAATGAAGGCACCATCTACACATATGATGTGAACACCAATACAAATTACAACAAGGATGCCGAGGCGAAGTACGGACAATACGGGATGCTTGAGTTAGCAAACTATCTTGGTGAACAATTGAAAACTGTGTAA
- a CDS encoding HAMP domain-containing sensor histidine kinase produces the protein MIQGWYTRLATLVSLSTAIILCMLSPIYQNPYCVHDLRMIPFVLGIMYGGPYTGFALLVVLMVSRTMIYGWSIVAFVIYVVIYLLTVIGMKWFDFDRLTSRKKIIFSVILFTTHSIVAALIANAMTVFVIDESYLINFILLPSLGMLILTYICETLLKQIQIKQALMKIEKMEVLSQLAASISHEVKNPLTVIKGFLRLLNQENLPVGKKEQYLEIASSELKRAEDIINDYLTFAKPDPDHVENISISEQLNKLIDMVEPLSNQQSVVVHNHIIDATIVGNTRSFQQAFLNIIKNAIESMPKGGTLTILSKVQKGNVSITITDNGVGMTSEQQSRLGEPYFSTKEKGTGLGLMVSYRIIEAMRGVITVESRVGKGTSFQIVFPVDLIKDPSSL, from the coding sequence ATGATACAGGGCTGGTATACAAGGTTAGCAACCCTTGTTTCTTTGAGTACGGCCATTATCCTGTGCATGCTTTCCCCTATTTATCAAAATCCATACTGTGTACATGATTTACGGATGATTCCTTTTGTACTCGGAATTATGTATGGAGGGCCCTATACGGGGTTTGCACTTTTAGTTGTCTTAATGGTTTCCAGGACAATGATATATGGTTGGAGTATAGTAGCATTTGTTATTTATGTGGTGATCTACCTCTTGACAGTTATCGGGATGAAGTGGTTCGATTTCGACCGGTTAACGAGCCGTAAGAAGATCATATTCTCAGTGATTCTCTTTACCACTCATTCCATAGTAGCAGCTCTTATTGCAAATGCGATGACCGTGTTTGTGATTGATGAAAGCTATCTCATTAATTTCATCTTACTCCCTTCATTGGGAATGCTTATCCTGACTTACATTTGTGAAACATTACTAAAACAGATCCAAATCAAACAAGCACTCATGAAAATAGAAAAAATGGAAGTACTGTCTCAGCTGGCAGCCAGCATCTCACACGAAGTAAAGAATCCTTTAACCGTTATTAAAGGGTTTCTGAGACTGCTCAATCAAGAAAATCTTCCAGTTGGAAAAAAAGAGCAGTACTTAGAAATCGCATCATCAGAACTGAAACGGGCAGAAGATATCATCAACGACTATCTTACATTCGCCAAGCCGGACCCTGATCATGTGGAGAACATCTCAATTTCTGAACAACTCAATAAGCTCATTGATATGGTGGAACCATTGAGCAACCAGCAATCGGTGGTTGTACATAATCACATCATCGACGCCACCATCGTCGGCAATACACGGAGCTTTCAGCAAGCATTTCTCAACATCATTAAAAATGCGATTGAATCCATGCCAAAAGGAGGTACTCTCACGATACTTTCGAAGGTTCAAAAGGGGAACGTCAGCATAACCATTACTGACAATGGAGTCGGTATGACCTCTGAACAACAATCCAGACTGGGTGAACCTTATTTTTCTACGAAGGAAAAAGGAACCGGTCTGGGGCTAATGGTTTCTTATCGCATCATTGAAGCGATGAGAGGCGTCATTACAGTTGAAAGTCGAGTAGGCAAGGGGACGAGTTTTCAGATTGTGTTTCCTGTGGATCTTATAAAAGACCCTTCATCTTTATAG
- the helD gene encoding RNA polymerase recycling motor HelD — MTKESTIHPDFSTESERLEFTKRYIDVVISTSQTSKEKYKENMEKAFGDIDWGESSAAYIDILTNSSFFEMSKEELESLTKAKTKPYFARIDFQHEGSDKVEKHYIGKTSLYQRENQEQIIVDWRSPIANLYYEGRIGDVSYVAEDETYEGDLSLKRQYMIEDGLLEEIRDIDLTTTDELLQDSLAKSSSNRLTEIISTIQEEQNRIIRADLNKPIIVQGAAGSGKTTIALHRISYFIYNYKQHFDPKQLMILAPSNLFIDYISEALPELGVERVRQTTFPDYVMTCLEKKLNLVEDNKLTQLIETHDEDVVTASWISGFKGSKAFRRILDYYIEEIEQRFYTSKDFYVDKYKLYTAKKFTHLFKDEYTYMPIYRRMEKLKSLLQSYVRTNKKQMVEKVEKFFDERIETALFQRTQAANRKDYVSKALDKKSERVEEIKKAIRTSVTAYMKQFEKKNLDQYFIELFSDPKRLASYSKGELSMQQAEQLSHYTLKYAKKKQYEVEDLAILLYLQTHLFGIDKFYKAKNIVIDEAQDYSYMQLYSLKRALETDMFTLVGDLAQGIHSYRGLQSWEPVYRDVFPRATYTELQKSYRTTIEIMEEANKLLNLLPYDFPKVNPVVRHGDAPGFDEYVGMEELAAIIEEKVNAGREEGFHTFAVIGKSMKDCVKISEVLQERQPGKVKLLEEQESIPKDQIVVVPSYLSKGLEFDVVIIAAVDEAFNPENELDIKLQYVAMTRPLHKLAFIGKRREQFIGR, encoded by the coding sequence ATGACGAAGGAATCAACTATTCATCCCGATTTTTCAACTGAATCAGAACGCCTGGAGTTTACGAAGCGCTACATTGATGTAGTCATCAGCACATCCCAGACGAGTAAGGAAAAGTATAAGGAAAACATGGAAAAAGCTTTTGGAGATATTGATTGGGGCGAATCGAGTGCTGCGTACATCGATATCTTGACGAACTCAAGCTTTTTTGAGATGTCCAAAGAAGAACTGGAGTCCCTAACGAAAGCGAAAACGAAACCGTATTTTGCCAGGATTGATTTTCAACACGAGGGATCGGACAAGGTGGAGAAGCACTATATTGGCAAGACCTCCTTGTATCAGCGTGAAAATCAAGAGCAAATCATTGTGGACTGGCGTTCTCCCATAGCGAATCTATACTACGAAGGAAGGATTGGTGACGTTTCGTATGTTGCGGAAGACGAGACATATGAAGGAGATCTTTCATTAAAGCGTCAGTACATGATCGAGGATGGTTTGTTAGAAGAAATCAGGGATATTGACTTAACGACCACAGATGAACTACTTCAGGATTCATTAGCCAAAAGCTCCAGCAATCGTTTAACTGAGATCATTTCCACCATTCAAGAAGAACAAAATAGGATCATCCGGGCCGATTTAAACAAGCCCATCATTGTACAAGGGGCCGCAGGAAGTGGAAAGACAACCATCGCCCTTCATCGGATTTCATACTTTATTTACAACTACAAACAGCATTTTGACCCGAAACAACTGATGATCCTTGCACCAAGTAATTTGTTTATCGACTATATTTCAGAGGCATTGCCGGAACTTGGAGTAGAACGTGTTAGACAAACGACGTTCCCAGATTATGTCATGACCTGCTTAGAGAAAAAGCTGAATTTAGTAGAAGATAACAAGCTCACCCAGTTGATTGAAACCCATGATGAAGACGTAGTGACTGCCTCGTGGATATCTGGGTTCAAAGGCTCCAAAGCATTCAGGAGAATACTTGATTATTATATAGAAGAAATTGAACAACGCTTTTATACGTCTAAAGACTTCTATGTGGATAAATACAAGCTCTACACCGCCAAAAAGTTCACTCATCTTTTTAAAGATGAATATACGTATATGCCAATCTATCGCCGGATGGAAAAGCTCAAGTCTCTCTTACAGAGTTATGTTCGGACGAACAAGAAGCAGATGGTGGAGAAGGTAGAGAAGTTTTTCGATGAACGGATCGAAACAGCGCTTTTTCAACGGACACAGGCAGCAAACCGGAAGGACTATGTGTCCAAAGCATTGGACAAGAAAAGTGAGCGGGTTGAAGAAATTAAGAAGGCGATCCGAACAAGCGTTACGGCCTACATGAAGCAGTTTGAAAAGAAAAACCTGGATCAATATTTCATAGAATTGTTCTCAGATCCGAAACGGCTGGCTTCTTACTCGAAAGGTGAGCTAAGTATGCAGCAGGCAGAACAGCTTAGTCATTATACGTTGAAATACGCGAAGAAAAAACAGTATGAGGTAGAAGACTTAGCCATCCTTCTTTACTTGCAAACTCACTTGTTTGGAATCGATAAATTTTATAAAGCAAAAAATATCGTGATTGATGAAGCACAGGATTATAGTTACATGCAGCTTTATTCGTTGAAGAGGGCACTTGAAACCGACATGTTTACACTGGTAGGGGATCTTGCCCAGGGGATTCATTCCTATCGTGGACTTCAGTCATGGGAACCGGTGTATAGAGATGTGTTTCCGAGGGCTACGTATACCGAGCTCCAAAAAAGCTATCGAACCACAATTGAAATCATGGAGGAAGCAAATAAATTGCTGAATCTCTTACCCTATGATTTTCCTAAAGTGAATCCAGTGGTGAGACATGGGGATGCTCCCGGCTTCGATGAGTATGTGGGAATGGAAGAATTGGCTGCCATAATCGAGGAGAAGGTGAATGCTGGACGAGAAGAAGGATTCCATACATTCGCTGTGATCGGAAAAAGCATGAAAGATTGTGTGAAAATCAGTGAAGTCCTTCAAGAGCGGCAGCCAGGGAAAGTGAAGTTGTTGGAAGAACAGGAATCGATCCCGAAAGATCAAATCGTCGTCGTTCCATCTTATCTGTCAAAAGGGCTTGAATTCGATGTGGTCATCATTGCAGCGGTGGATGAAGCTTTCAATCCGGAAAACGAACTCGACATCAAGCTCCAATACGTGGCCATGACACGCCCCCTTCATAAGCTCGCCTTTATCGGGAAGAGAAGGGAGCAATTTATCGGCCGATGA
- a CDS encoding aldo/keto reductase, with product MLKNLKSTKTLHNGIEIPYVGLGVYQMKDPSETVQAVRTAIESGYRSIDTAAIYDNEESVGQGVKDGGVAREELFITSKVWNSDQGYDTTLKAFETSLRKLDMDYLDLYLIHWPVEGKYNDTWKALERLSSEGLVKSIGVSNFHQHHLEDLMQNSNEKPVLNQIELHPRLNQEKIREFCASQNIAVEAWSPIAQGRVLDEPTLNHIAEKHEKSAAQVILRWHLQNDVIIIPKSVHESRIKENADLFNFELSLEEMNQINQLNLDERFGPDPDNFDF from the coding sequence ATGTTAAAAAACTTAAAGAGTACGAAGACATTACATAACGGAATCGAAATTCCTTATGTCGGTTTAGGAGTTTACCAAATGAAAGATCCGTCTGAAACGGTACAAGCTGTTCGAACAGCGATTGAGTCTGGGTACCGTTCCATCGATACAGCGGCGATCTACGACAACGAAGAAAGTGTAGGTCAAGGTGTGAAAGACGGTGGAGTAGCGAGAGAAGAACTCTTCATTACCTCGAAAGTATGGAATAGTGATCAGGGCTACGATACAACATTAAAAGCATTTGAAACCAGTTTGAGAAAGCTTGATATGGACTATCTGGATCTTTATTTAATTCACTGGCCGGTAGAAGGAAAGTACAACGATACATGGAAGGCTCTTGAAAGGTTGTCTAGCGAAGGCTTAGTGAAATCCATCGGTGTAAGTAACTTCCATCAGCATCACCTTGAAGATTTAATGCAGAACAGCAATGAAAAGCCTGTATTAAATCAAATCGAATTACACCCTCGTCTGAATCAGGAAAAAATAAGAGAATTCTGTGCATCACAAAATATTGCAGTGGAAGCATGGTCACCAATCGCTCAAGGGCGTGTACTGGATGAACCAACACTGAATCACATTGCTGAAAAGCATGAAAAATCGGCTGCCCAAGTGATTCTGCGCTGGCACCTTCAGAATGATGTTATCATCATTCCTAAATCTGTTCATGAAAGCCGCATCAAAGAAAACGCAGATCTATTCAACTTCGAACTATCACTGGAAGAAATGAACCAAATCAATCAACTGAATCTCGACGAACGTTTTGGACCCGATCCAGACAACTTCGATTTCTGA